TGTCCATGTGGGAATCGGCCACGGTGTCGCCGTGCCCCGGGAAGTGCTTGGCGCAGGCGGCTACGCGCAGGCTCTGGATGCCGCGGACGGCGGCGGCGGCATGCGCGCTCACAAGTGCGGTGTCGGCGCCAAATGCGCGCACCCCGATGACGGGGTTGAGCGGGTTCGTGTTCACATCGGCCACCGGTGCGATGGTCAAGTTGATGCCCGCGTCGCGGCACAGGCGGCCAATCGCGCGGCCGGCGGCCTCGGTGGTGTGCAGCTCGCCCAGCGCGCCTAGGGCTGCGGCGCCGGGAATCGTTGAACCGTCGCGGGACTGCAGGCGGGTGACGTTGCCGCCCTCTTCATCGACGCCAATGACGGCGATCGGGTTCGCGGCCCGGATGGCGGCGGAGAGGGCAGCCACCTGCTCCGGCGCGTCCGGGTCAATGTTGTGGCCAAAATAGACGACGCCGGCCAGCCCGTTTTTCAGCGCAACCCCCAACCACTGTGGCACGGTTGTGCCAACAAATCCGGGGAGGATGACCGAGTTGATCAGGCGGGGAAGATCGTCCGGAAGTTCGGCGGAAAACCCGGCCGACGGGGTGGATCCTGGGGAAAGCGCGTGGTGCAGCTCACTGGAAGTCATGCTTGAGATCCTACCGGCGCGGATGTGGCCTAAACTTTATGTGTCGCCATCATCGAGCCACCCTACGGAGAATTTCTGTGACCAGCGTTCCGCATAACCGTGTTCCCATCCGCCGGGCATTGATCTCGGTCTACGACAAGACCGGGCTGGAAGAGCTGGCCATCGGCCTGCACGCCGCTGGCGTTGCCATAGTTTCCACCGGTTCAACAGCAGCCAAGATTGCCGCCGCCGGTGTCCCCGTGACCGAAGTGTCCGAGGTGACAGGGTTCCCCGAAGCCCTTGACGGGCGCGTAAAGACCCTCCACCCGTTGGTCCACGCCGGCATCCTTGCCGACCGCCGCCTCCCGGACCACGTCCGCCAGCTTGAAGACATGAACGTTCAGCCGTTCGACCTCGTCGTGGTCAACCTGTACCCGTTCGTTGACACCGTGAACTCCGGTGCCGGCCAGGACGCCGTTGTTGAGCAGATCGACATTGGCGGGCCCTCCATGGTCCGCGCCGCAGCCAAGAACCACCCGTCGGTTGCCGTTGTGGTTGACCCCGCCCGCTACGTCGACGTCATCGCCGCAGCACAGGCCGGCGGCTTCACGCTCCTGGCCCGCCAGCGCCTCGCCGCAGCAGCCTTCGCGCACACCGCCGCCTACGACAACTCCGTGGCAGCCTGGACCTCCGCCCAGTTCCTGGACGAGGACGGCGACGGCGTCATCGACTGGCCGTCCTATGCCGGCTACTCCCTCGAACGCTCCGAGGTGCTCCGCTACGGGGAGAACCCGCACCAGCAGGCGGCGCTGTACGTGGACAAGGGTGCGCCTTCGGGCATCGCCCAGGCTGACCAGCTCCACGGCAAGGCCATGAGCTACAACAACTTTGTAGACGCCGACGCCGCCTTGCGCGCAGCGTTCGACTTCGACGAGCCGGCCGTGGCCGTCATCAAGCACGCCAACCCGTGCGGCGTGGCCGTGGCCTCCCCGGACGCCGCCGACCCCATCGCCGACGCCCACGCCAAGGCGCACGCCTGCGACCCGCTCTCCGCATTTGGCGGGGTCATCGCGGCGAACCGCACCGTCACCGCAGGCATGGCCCGCACCGTGGCCGGCATCTTCACCGAAGTTGTCATTGCCCCGGACTTCGAGCCCGAAGCCGTGGAAATCCTCTCGGCCAAGAAGAACATCCGCCTGCTCGCCCTGCCAGAGGGCTACGGCCGCTACCCGGCAGAGGTCCGCCAGGTCTCCGGCGGCATGCTCGTGCAGATGTCCGACAGGGTGGACGCCGACGGCGACAACACCGAGAACTGGACCCTTGCAGCAGGCGCCCCGGCCGACGCCGCAACCCTCGCGGACCTGAAGTTCGCCTGGACCGCCGTCCGTGCCGCCAAGTCCAACGCCATCCTGCTCGCCAACAACGGCGCCGCAGTGGGCATCGGCATGGGCCAGGTCAACCGCGTGGACTCCTGCAAGCTGGCCGTTGAACGCGCCAACTCGCTCGGCGTCACCGTGGAATCCGACGTCGACGCAGCCGGCGGCGCCTCAGGTACAACCGGCGCCTCGGTTCAGCGCTCCATCGGCGCCGTGGCCTCCTCGGACGCGTTCTTCCCGTTCGCCGACGGCCTGGCGATCCTGCTCGACGCCGGTGTCCGCGCCGTCGTCCAGCCCGGTGGCTCGGTCCGCGATGAAGAAGTGATCGCGGCCGCCAACGAAGCAGGCATCACCATGTACTTCACCGGTGCGCGCCACTTCTTCCACTAACGTGCTGGACTGGCTGCTGGAACCCGGCGTGCTCGCCACCCTGATCATCGGGGCCGTGACGCTGGCGTTTCTGGCGTTGCTGGCCGGGATCGTCGTTGAGATCCGGAAGCGGTAGCTTTTCCCAAAGTACGACGGCGGGAGGTCACCTGGCGAGTTCTAGCGGTCGTTGCAACACCTAATTATTTTGGGAGTTGCAACGACCGTGTCGTCTTTAACGGAAAAGTACGTTTTACCGAAAGAAGCCCGTGGGAATCAGAAGCCATCGGGAGGGCCTAAGTATTCGCCGGCGCAGAAGCAAGAGTTCTTCGATCTGCTCGCAGATACCGGTAGCGTCGGCTTGGCTGCGGCGAAGCTGGTCTTGAATAGGGGCACTTGTGATCAGTGGGCCTATCAGGCAAGGAAGGCTGCAGGAACGTCAGTTCGGCAGGTAAAGACTTCCCCGGAGCAGCAGCAAGAGTTCTTCGATCTGCTCGCGACGGTTGGCAGTGTGACTGAAGCGGCCAAGGTTCTGGGTCTGAATCGGAATACCTGTTATCAGTGGGTGCGGCGGGCAGGACTGGCTCGTAAGCGGTCCGAACAGCCCAGCCGGGAGGATTTCCTGCGGCTTCGCTCCGAGGGGCTCACACGCTATGAAGCAACCGTACGGTTGGGCATTCACTCCACCACCGCGCAGGAGTGGGATGCCGGGATCCACAGAACAAAAAACGGCCGTGTTTATCCCAATGGCCGGGCTGTGGACTATAACAAGGAAATGACTTCTCGCACTAACGCCTCCGGCCGCCCTCGAGCGACGTTGCAGCAACTTGACCGCGTCATTGACAGCCGGTATCTGTGCTTGGCCGATCGGGAGGTCATTTACGACATGCTCTCCACAGGGGCATCACACCGAACAATAGCCACCGCCTTACAGAAAAGCCCCTCCTCGATCAGCAGGGAGATCAAGCGCAACAGCAGTCCGATCAGTGGCTATCGACCCTATGATGCACACCGTAAATCCGTGGTTCGGCGACCACGACCTAAACCATCAAAAATCTCGCAAAGCCCGCGGCTGAAGTCCTTCATTAAAGAAGGCCTGCGCCAGCGCTGGTCACCGGAGCAAATATCGCACAAGCTTGTTCTGACCTTCCCCGACGACCAGGACATGCGCGTGTGCCACGAAACGATCTATCAAGCCCTTTACTTCCAACCCCGCGGCGAGCTTCGTCGTGAGGTATCCGCGGCACTTAGAAGCGGGCGGACCCGCCGAATAACCCGTAAAAACCCGGAACAACGCACATCGAGGTTCCGGGACCCGATGATCAACATTTCCGAGCGCCCGGCAGAGGTTGAGGACCGTGCCGTGCCCGGACATTGGGAAGGGGACTTGATCACCGGCGCCCACAACCAGTCAGCGATCGCGACCCTGGTCGAGCGCAGTACCCGCTACGTCATGCTGGTACACCTGCCCGGGGACCACGGCGCCGAATCCGTCCGTGACGGGCTCATCCAGACCATGAGCACCCTGCCAGCCCACCTGCGCGGGTCCCTGACCTGGGACCAAGGCGTGGAAATGGCCAAGCACAAGGCCTTCAGCATCGCCACCGGCATGGACGTCTACTTCTGCGACCCCCACAGCCCCTGGCAACGCGGATCCAACGAAAACACCAACGGTCTCCTGCGTCAATACTTCCCCAAAGGCACCGACCTGTCCGTCTACAGTCCCGAAGACCTCGAACACGTCGCCCAGGAACTCAACGCCCGCCCACGCAAAACGCTCGACTGGAATACACCAGCCGAGCGCCTACGCGACGTACTATTGACAGCCTAACCACCAGTCGTGTTGCAACGACTCCTAGAATCCGCCCCTTTGACACGAAAGGTGACCTCCCGCCGTCGTACCCTTACAAAGTCGTATCCTTACAAACGCTCGCTCAGATCCGGGGCAAAAATCAGGAACGCTCCTTCAGATCCGGGGCAAAAATCAAGAACGCTCCTTCACCTTGAGGGAGCGTTCCTGAAAACGGAGGGAGCGTTGCGCAGGGCGGCTAGTTGGCGCCTTCCTTGCGGGCACCGAGCTCGGCGTCCAGGCGCAGGAGGCCGTTGCCGTCGGCGCCGATGAGTTTCACCCGGCCAATAATTTCGCCCACTGAGGCCTCTTCTTCCAGCTGCTCTTCAACGAACCAGTTCAGCAGCGGGATCGAGTCAATGTCACCCTCCGTCATGGCCAGGCGGTAGAGGTTGCGGATGGATTCGGAGACCTTTTGTTCGTGCGCCAGGGAGGCCTCGAACGCCTCAAGCACCGTGTTGATGGTTACGTTGGGAGCCGTGATGGCACCAATCTTGGGGGCCGCGTTGCGGTCGGTCATATGGTCCGTGAACTTCTGCGCGTGCACCAGCTCTTCGGCTGACTGGGCTAGGAACCAGCCTGAGATTCCGGGCAGGTCCTGGACATCCATTTCTATGGCCAGCTGGCGGTAAACCACCGCGGCCTGAATCTCCAGCGTAATTTGTTCGTTGATGGCGTCTGCGAGTTTTCCTTTAAGTTCCATGGCTACCACGCTATTGCGGAATGGGATTCCCCGCACACTAAGTGAGGCTAAGTTCACTAAGGACAGCGTCACCTAATGCGCCCGATAGCGGGCAAACGCGCGCTCTCGGGTAAGTTAGGGAGGGAAAGTAATCTCACCAGATTCGTTCGTTTACCACTGAATTTTCGCAGGAGAGTGCCCACCCATGGCCAAAATCATTTACACCCTGACAGACGAAGCGCCCATGTTGGCCACGTACTCACTCCTTCCGATTGTTGAGGCCTTCGCCTCCACCGCCGGCGTGGACGTGGAAACCCGGGACATTTCAGTCTCAGCCCGCATCATCGCAGTATTCGGCGACTACCTCACCGAAGACCAGCGCATCGACGACGCCCTTGCCGAATTGGGCGCCCTGGCCAAGAGCCCGGATGCAAACATCATCAAGTTGCCGAACATCAGCGCCTCCATCCCGCAGCTGAAGGCGGCCATTGCCGAACTTCAGGGCCAGGGATTCGCGCTTCCGGACTACCCGGACGACCCCTCCACGGATGAGGAAAAGGACGTTCGCGCCCGCTACGACAAGATCAAGGGCAGTGCCGTGAACCCGGTCCTGCGCGAAGGTAACTCCGACCGCCGCGCACCCTTGTCGGTCAAGAACTACGCCAAGGCCAACCCGCACAGCATGGGTGCCTGGAGTGTAGACTCCAAGACCAACGTCGCCACCATGAGCGAGGGCGACTTCCGCCACAACGAGAAGTCAGTTGTCATCGCAGCCGATGACAAGATCAAGATCCAGTTCGTTGCCGCCGATGGCACCACCACCGTGCTGAAGGACTCCTTCGCCGTGCTGGCCGATGAAATCGTTGACGGCACCGTCATGCGCGCCGCTGCGTTGGATACGTTCCTGGCAGCCCAGGTGGCCCGTGCCAAGGAAGAGGGCATCCTGCTCTCGGCCCACCTGAAGGCCACCATGATGAAGGTCTCGGACCCCATCATCTTCGGCCACGTCGTCAAGGCCTACTTCCCGGAACTGTTCGCCAACTACGGCGACGCACTGGCAGCAGCCGGCCTGAGCCCGGCCAACGGCCTGGCCTCCATCATCAACGGCCTGGGCGAACTGCCCGCCGATGTGCGTGCAGGAGTTGAAGCAGCCATCAAGAAGGGCTACGAAGACGGTCCGGCACTGGCCATGGTCGATTCCAGCAAGGGCATCACCAACCTCCACGTCCCCTCCGACGTGATCGTTGACGCGTCCATGCCCGCCATGATCCGCACCTCGGGCCATATGTGGGGTGCCGACGACCAGGAGCACGACACCCTGGCAGTTTTGCCCGACAGCAGCTACGCCGGCGTGTACCAGGCAACCATTGAGGACTGCCGCGCGCACGGCGCCTTTGATCCGACCACCATGGGCACCGTTCCCAACGTCGGTTTGATGGCACAGGCGGCCGAAGAATACGGCAGCCACGACAAGACCTTCGAGCTGTCCGAAGCCGGCACCGTCCAGATCGTCAACGCCGCAGGCACCGTGCTGATCGAGCACGACGTCGCAGCCGGGGACATCTGGCGTGCCTGCCAGGTCAAGGACATCCCGGTCCGCGACTGGGTCAAGCTGGCCGTCACCCGCGCCCGCGCCTCAGCGACCCCCGCCATCTTCTGGCTGGATCCGACCCGCGCGCACGACGCCAACATCATCACGAAGGTCAACGAATACCTCAAGGACCACGACACCGAGGGCCTGGACATCCGCATCATGTCGCCCGAGGACGCCACCAAGTTCACCCTGGAGCGCATCCGCCGCGGCGAGGACACCATCTCCGTCACCGGC
This genomic interval from Arthrobacter sp. PAMC 25486 contains the following:
- the purH gene encoding bifunctional phosphoribosylaminoimidazolecarboxamide formyltransferase/IMP cyclohydrolase; its protein translation is MCRHHRATLRRISVTSVPHNRVPIRRALISVYDKTGLEELAIGLHAAGVAIVSTGSTAAKIAAAGVPVTEVSEVTGFPEALDGRVKTLHPLVHAGILADRRLPDHVRQLEDMNVQPFDLVVVNLYPFVDTVNSGAGQDAVVEQIDIGGPSMVRAAAKNHPSVAVVVDPARYVDVIAAAQAGGFTLLARQRLAAAAFAHTAAYDNSVAAWTSAQFLDEDGDGVIDWPSYAGYSLERSEVLRYGENPHQQAALYVDKGAPSGIAQADQLHGKAMSYNNFVDADAALRAAFDFDEPAVAVIKHANPCGVAVASPDAADPIADAHAKAHACDPLSAFGGVIAANRTVTAGMARTVAGIFTEVVIAPDFEPEAVEILSAKKNIRLLALPEGYGRYPAEVRQVSGGMLVQMSDRVDADGDNTENWTLAAGAPADAATLADLKFAWTAVRAAKSNAILLANNGAAVGIGMGQVNRVDSCKLAVERANSLGVTVESDVDAAGGASGTTGASVQRSIGAVASSDAFFPFADGLAILLDAGVRAVVQPGGSVRDEEVIAAANEAGITMYFTGARHFFH
- a CDS encoding IS30 family transposase translates to MTSRTNASGRPRATLQQLDRVIDSRYLCLADREVIYDMLSTGASHRTIATALQKSPSSISREIKRNSSPISGYRPYDAHRKSVVRRPRPKPSKISQSPRLKSFIKEGLRQRWSPEQISHKLVLTFPDDQDMRVCHETIYQALYFQPRGELRREVSAALRSGRTRRITRKNPEQRTSRFRDPMINISERPAEVEDRAVPGHWEGDLITGAHNQSAIATLVERSTRYVMLVHLPGDHGAESVRDGLIQTMSTLPAHLRGSLTWDQGVEMAKHKAFSIATGMDVYFCDPHSPWQRGSNENTNGLLRQYFPKGTDLSVYSPEDLEHVAQELNARPRKTLDWNTPAERLRDVLLTA
- a CDS encoding ferritin, with protein sequence MELKGKLADAINEQITLEIQAAVVYRQLAIEMDVQDLPGISGWFLAQSAEELVHAQKFTDHMTDRNAAPKIGAITAPNVTINTVLEAFEASLAHEQKVSESIRNLYRLAMTEGDIDSIPLLNWFVEEQLEEEASVGEIIGRVKLIGADGNGLLRLDAELGARKEGAN
- a CDS encoding NADP-dependent isocitrate dehydrogenase, with product MAKIIYTLTDEAPMLATYSLLPIVEAFASTAGVDVETRDISVSARIIAVFGDYLTEDQRIDDALAELGALAKSPDANIIKLPNISASIPQLKAAIAELQGQGFALPDYPDDPSTDEEKDVRARYDKIKGSAVNPVLREGNSDRRAPLSVKNYAKANPHSMGAWSVDSKTNVATMSEGDFRHNEKSVVIAADDKIKIQFVAADGTTTVLKDSFAVLADEIVDGTVMRAAALDTFLAAQVARAKEEGILLSAHLKATMMKVSDPIIFGHVVKAYFPELFANYGDALAAAGLSPANGLASIINGLGELPADVRAGVEAAIKKGYEDGPALAMVDSSKGITNLHVPSDVIVDASMPAMIRTSGHMWGADDQEHDTLAVLPDSSYAGVYQATIEDCRAHGAFDPTTMGTVPNVGLMAQAAEEYGSHDKTFELSEAGTVQIVNAAGTVLIEHDVAAGDIWRACQVKDIPVRDWVKLAVTRARASATPAIFWLDPTRAHDANIITKVNEYLKDHDTEGLDIRIMSPEDATKFTLERIRRGEDTISVTGNVLRDYLTDLFPILELGTSAKMLSVVPLIAGGGLFETGAGGSAPKHVQQLIKENHLRWDSLGEFLAIAVSFEHLAVTEGNARAQILADTLDRATGTFLLENKSPKRKVGEIDNRGSHFHLAKFWAQELAAQTVDADLAAAFKAVAADLTTNEDAIIAELADVQGSPVDLGGYYRPDAAKVAAIMRPSALLNKAIDTLS